One [Clostridium] saccharolyticum WM1 DNA segment encodes these proteins:
- a CDS encoding phosphoribosylanthranilate isomerase — MNAKGTRIKLCGLIRREDILAVNRWKPDYAGFVFAPGKRCLTGQEARELKKLLLPEIPAVGVFVNSPIEEILALSENKTIDLIQLHGDEDRKYILELKNRLARNVPVIKAIRVRQVQDMREAEDLPADFLLFDTYTKGLYGGSGKTFDWSMIPDIKKPFFLAGGIGASNIKQAMKTEAFCLDLSSSVETEGKKDQSKIKEIIQIIRSEQPCQKESLDSTEDSLSRKR; from the coding sequence ATGAATGCCAAAGGAACACGGATTAAACTATGCGGGCTGATCCGAAGGGAAGATATCCTGGCGGTGAACCGCTGGAAGCCGGACTACGCAGGCTTTGTATTCGCTCCAGGCAAACGCTGCCTTACCGGGCAGGAGGCCAGGGAGCTAAAGAAGCTGCTGCTGCCGGAGATACCGGCAGTGGGGGTTTTTGTAAACAGCCCCATAGAGGAAATCCTGGCCCTGTCGGAGAATAAAACCATAGATCTTATCCAGCTTCACGGGGATGAAGACCGGAAATACATCCTTGAATTAAAAAACCGCCTGGCCCGGAATGTTCCTGTCATAAAAGCCATAAGGGTCCGGCAGGTACAGGATATGAGGGAGGCTGAGGACCTTCCCGCAGATTTCCTGCTTTTTGATACTTATACCAAAGGCCTTTACGGCGGCAGCGGAAAGACCTTTGACTGGTCCATGATACCGGACATAAAAAAACCCTTTTTCCTGGCCGGCGGCATCGGTGCCTCAAACATAAAACAGGCCATGAAAACAGAAGCCTTTTGCCTGGATCTAAGCAGCTCCGTAGAAACGGAGGGCAAAAAAGACCAGTCAAAAATAAAAGAAATCATACAAATAATAAGGAGTGAACAGCCATGTCAAAAGGAAAGTTTGGACAGCACGGAGGACAGTTTGTCCCGGAAACGCTGA
- the trpB gene encoding tryptophan synthase subunit beta: protein MSKGKFGQHGGQFVPETLMNAVNELEEAYEKYRHDQEFLAELQDLHNQYTGRPSLLYYAERMTKDLGGAKIYLKREDLNHTGSHKINNALGQVLLAKKMGKTRVIAETGAGQHGVATATAAALMGMECEVFMGKEDTDRQALNVFRMELLGTKVHTVTSGTQTLKDAVNETMREWTSRVADTHYVLGSVMGPHPFPTIVRDFQSIIGKEVRTQLKEAEGKLPDMVIACVGGGSNAMGIFHEFVNEPSVKLVGCEAAGHGIETGKHAATITTGSLGIFHGMKSYFCQDEYGQIAPVFSISAGLDYPGIGPEHAALHDSGRAAYVSVTDQEAVEAFEYLSRLEGIIPAIESAHAVAYARKIAPSMGKDSIIVINLSGRGDKDVAAIARYKGVEIYE from the coding sequence ATGTCAAAAGGAAAGTTTGGACAGCACGGAGGACAGTTTGTCCCGGAAACGCTGATGAATGCAGTCAATGAGCTGGAAGAGGCTTATGAGAAGTACCGCCATGACCAGGAGTTTCTCGCAGAGCTTCAGGACCTTCACAATCAATATACCGGAAGGCCATCTCTGCTCTACTATGCTGAACGTATGACAAAGGATTTAGGCGGAGCAAAAATCTATTTAAAAAGGGAGGATCTCAACCACACCGGCTCCCACAAAATCAACAACGCCCTGGGCCAGGTCCTTCTTGCAAAAAAAATGGGGAAGACCCGGGTCATCGCTGAAACAGGGGCCGGGCAGCACGGAGTTGCCACCGCTACTGCTGCCGCTCTCATGGGAATGGAATGTGAGGTCTTCATGGGAAAGGAGGATACGGACCGTCAGGCCTTAAACGTATTCCGTATGGAGCTTTTAGGTACAAAGGTTCACACAGTAACAAGCGGTACCCAGACCTTAAAGGATGCAGTCAATGAGACTATGAGGGAATGGACCAGCCGGGTGGCTGACACCCATTATGTCTTAGGCTCTGTCATGGGACCTCATCCCTTTCCCACCATTGTAAGGGATTTTCAGAGCATCATCGGCAAGGAGGTCCGTACACAGCTAAAGGAAGCGGAAGGAAAGCTTCCTGACATGGTGATCGCCTGCGTGGGCGGAGGAAGCAATGCCATGGGAATCTTCCATGAGTTTGTAAATGAACCTTCCGTAAAGCTGGTGGGCTGCGAGGCCGCAGGGCACGGCATTGAAACAGGAAAGCACGCGGCTACCATTACCACAGGCTCTCTTGGAATCTTCCACGGCATGAAGTCCTATTTCTGCCAGGATGAATACGGCCAGATCGCCCCTGTATTCTCCATTTCCGCAGGACTTGACTATCCGGGCATCGGGCCGGAGCACGCAGCACTCCATGATTCGGGAAGAGCTGCCTACGTCTCTGTTACGGACCAGGAGGCTGTGGAAGCCTTTGAATACTTATCCCGTCTGGAAGGGATCATTCCGGCCATTGAAAGCGCCCATGCGGTCGCCTATGCCAGAAAGATCGCACCTTCCATGGGAAAGGACAGTATCATAGTCATCAATTTATCCGGGCGGGGCGACAAGGATGTGGCAGCCATCGCCCGTTACAAGGGGGTAGAAATCTATGAGTAG
- the trpA gene encoding tryptophan synthase subunit alpha has translation MSRVSEVFSKGKAFIPFITAGDPDLSITEELVPAMAQAGADLIELGIPFSDPIAEGIVIQEADMRALASGVTTDKLFDSVKRIRQKTDVPLAFMTYINPVFVYGSERFIKNAAESGIDALIVPDMPFEEREELLPFCRKYGVELISLIAPTSKERIQAIASASEGFIYCVSSMGVTGVRTEINTDIREMVALVKETKDIPCAIGFGISTPDQAREMSKYADGVIVGSAIVKIAAKYGKDCVVPVCDYVREMKAAITG, from the coding sequence ATGAGTAGAGTAAGCGAAGTATTTTCAAAGGGAAAGGCATTTATCCCATTTATTACGGCAGGGGATCCGGACCTTTCCATCACGGAAGAACTGGTTCCTGCCATGGCACAGGCCGGAGCGGATCTCATTGAGCTTGGAATTCCCTTTTCTGATCCCATTGCAGAGGGGATCGTGATCCAGGAAGCGGATATGCGGGCTTTGGCTTCCGGAGTTACCACAGATAAACTTTTTGATTCTGTAAAGCGGATACGTCAAAAAACCGATGTTCCTCTGGCTTTTATGACTTATATCAACCCTGTTTTCGTCTATGGAAGCGAGAGGTTTATAAAAAATGCGGCAGAAAGCGGCATTGATGCCCTGATCGTGCCGGATATGCCCTTTGAGGAACGGGAGGAACTGCTTCCCTTCTGCAGGAAATACGGGGTGGAACTGATTTCCCTCATAGCCCCCACTTCAAAGGAGCGCATACAGGCCATTGCATCAGCATCGGAAGGATTTATCTACTGTGTCTCCTCCATGGGCGTGACCGGGGTGAGAACAGAAATCAACACGGACATTAGGGAAATGGTCGCCCTGGTAAAGGAGACAAAGGATATTCCCTGCGCCATTGGCTTTGGCATCTCCACGCCGGATCAGGCAAGGGAAATGAGCAAATACGCAGACGGCGTTATTGTGGGAAGTGCCATTGTGAAAATCGCAGCAAAATATGGAAAGGACTGTGTTGTTCCGGTCTGCGATTATGTTAGGGAAATGAAAGCTGCCATCACCGGCTGA
- the thiC gene encoding phosphomethylpyrimidine synthase ThiC has protein sequence MNYTTQMDAARKGILTKELMAVAGQEQWEPDKLRELVAEGKAAIPANKNHTCLKPSGIGSMLKTKINVNLGTSRDLNDLDMELKKVKDAVLMGAESIMDLSSFGDTRRFRRKLTGECPAMIGTVPIYDAVVYYHKPLREITAEEWIRIVEMHAEDGVDFMTIHVGINKQTARRFKEAKRLTNIVSRGGSIIFAWMEMTGEENPFYEHYDRILEICQKHDVTLSLGDACRPGCIEDASDISQIEELVTLGELTKRAWEKNVQVIIEGPGHMPLDQIAANMKIQQTICKGAPFYVLGPLVTDIAPGYDHITAAIGGAVAAAAGAAFLCYVTPAEHLKLPDGADVKEGIVAARIAAHAADIAKGIRGAREWDHKMSDARKRLDWEAMFQLSIDPEKARRYRAASKPEKEDTCSMCGNFCAMKNMNRILDGEIVNIYDE, from the coding sequence ATGAATTATACCACACAAATGGATGCCGCTAGAAAAGGCATTCTGACAAAGGAACTGATGGCAGTCGCCGGGCAGGAACAATGGGAGCCGGATAAGCTGCGGGAGCTGGTGGCGGAAGGAAAAGCCGCCATACCTGCCAACAAGAACCACACCTGTTTAAAGCCCAGCGGGATCGGCTCCATGCTGAAAACAAAGATCAATGTGAATCTGGGAACTTCCAGGGATTTAAATGACCTGGACATGGAGCTTAAAAAAGTAAAAGATGCGGTCCTTATGGGGGCAGAATCCATTATGGATTTAAGCTCCTTTGGCGATACCCGGAGATTCCGCAGAAAGCTGACAGGGGAATGTCCGGCTATGATTGGCACGGTTCCGATCTACGATGCTGTGGTTTATTATCACAAGCCCCTTCGGGAAATCACCGCCGAGGAATGGATACGGATCGTGGAAATGCATGCGGAAGACGGGGTGGACTTTATGACCATTCACGTTGGAATCAATAAGCAGACGGCCAGACGGTTCAAGGAAGCCAAACGGCTGACGAACATTGTTTCAAGAGGTGGGTCCATCATCTTTGCCTGGATGGAGATGACCGGGGAGGAAAATCCCTTTTATGAGCATTATGACCGCATTCTGGAAATCTGTCAGAAGCATGACGTCACCTTAAGCCTGGGAGATGCCTGCCGGCCGGGATGCATTGAAGATGCTTCCGATATTTCCCAGATTGAGGAGCTGGTGACTCTTGGGGAACTGACAAAAAGGGCATGGGAGAAAAATGTACAGGTAATTATTGAAGGCCCCGGCCATATGCCCTTGGATCAGATAGCCGCTAATATGAAAATACAGCAGACCATCTGCAAGGGTGCTCCTTTTTATGTTCTGGGACCGCTTGTCACAGATATTGCGCCGGGATATGACCATATCACCGCTGCCATCGGAGGAGCGGTGGCGGCGGCTGCCGGAGCGGCATTTCTCTGCTATGTGACCCCTGCAGAGCATTTGAAGCTGCCGGATGGGGCTGATGTGAAAGAAGGAATCGTTGCCGCCCGGATTGCTGCCCATGCGGCTGATATTGCCAAAGGCATCAGGGGCGCCAGGGAGTGGGATCATAAGATGAGTGACGCCAGAAAACGGCTGGATTGGGAAGCCATGTTCCAGTTATCCATTGACCCGGAAAAAGCCAGACGCTACCGGGCAGCATCAAAACCGGAAAAAGAAGATACCTGCTCCATGTGCGGCAATTTCTGCGCCATGAAAAATATGAACCGGATTTTGGACGGGGAAATTGTTAATATCTATGATGAATGA
- the thiW gene encoding energy coupling factor transporter S component ThiW, giving the protein MNDRISPTICSNSSDASRVRVKKLVVSGMLTALTVALSGFSIPVGASKCFPIQHLANVLAGVFLGPVYGVSMAFSASLIRNLMGTGSLLAFPGSMAGAFLGACLFQKTRKLLPAYLGEVIGTGLIGGLLCYPVAALLMGKDVAVFFFVAPFFMSTLAGTILAAVLLAMLRRLGLFSYFERLINE; this is encoded by the coding sequence ATGAATGATCGAATATCACCTACTATTTGCAGCAATTCTTCTGATGCCTCCAGGGTACGGGTGAAAAAGCTGGTGGTCAGCGGAATGCTGACAGCCCTTACGGTAGCCCTCTCCGGCTTTTCCATTCCGGTGGGTGCGTCTAAATGCTTTCCAATACAGCATCTGGCTAATGTCCTGGCAGGAGTGTTCTTAGGACCTGTCTACGGCGTTTCCATGGCTTTCTCTGCTTCTCTTATACGGAATCTTATGGGGACCGGAAGCCTGCTGGCCTTTCCCGGAAGCATGGCAGGTGCATTTCTCGGGGCCTGTCTGTTTCAAAAAACCAGGAAGCTTTTGCCGGCTTATCTTGGGGAAGTGATTGGGACAGGGCTCATCGGAGGGCTGCTCTGCTATCCGGTGGCAGCCCTTCTCATGGGAAAAGATGTTGCCGTTTTTTTCTTTGTCGCTCCGTTTTTCATGAGCACCCTGGCTGGAACCATACTGGCTGCGGTCTTACTGGCAATGCTGCGCCGCCTTGGCCTGTTCTCCTATTTTGAACGGCTGATCAACGAATAG
- the thiM gene encoding hydroxyethylthiazole kinase, which yields MNRKFHDSLAGLVREKRPIVHCITNYVTAGDVANIILACGGSPIMADQPEEASEISALSDCLLLNIGTPKETTKDAMIKAGLEANRRNHAVIFDPVGIGASRYRTEMALSLLKEVRAAVIRGNASELRVLLKELTGKNGKSRNSSDSSARGVDASFSDEIREDTLEALKETARALSAATGAVAVMTGAIDIVASGKEAWLIRNGCPQMARITGSGCMLDGIIAAYAASAGPASSQHAVFQAAALATAAAGLCGERAAKKAETFQAGTGSFRCCFIDEVSLFNDSTLKGGINIEVS from the coding sequence ATGAATAGGAAGTTTCATGATTCCCTGGCCGGGCTGGTCAGGGAAAAGCGGCCCATCGTCCACTGCATCACCAATTATGTGACGGCAGGAGACGTGGCAAATATCATTCTGGCCTGCGGCGGTTCTCCCATTATGGCGGACCAGCCGGAAGAAGCTTCGGAAATATCTGCCCTGTCCGACTGTCTTCTTTTAAACATAGGAACCCCCAAAGAGACTACAAAAGACGCAATGATAAAAGCCGGGCTGGAAGCAAACCGGCGAAACCACGCCGTCATCTTTGACCCGGTGGGGATTGGTGCATCCCGTTACAGGACCGAAATGGCTCTTTCCCTTTTAAAAGAGGTAAGGGCTGCCGTTATCCGGGGAAATGCGTCAGAGCTTCGGGTCCTGTTAAAGGAACTGACCGGAAAGAATGGAAAAAGCAGAAACAGCTCTGATTCCTCCGCCCGGGGAGTTGATGCTTCTTTTTCAGATGAAATAAGAGAAGATACCCTGGAGGCTCTTAAGGAAACAGCCAGGGCACTGAGTGCTGCAACCGGGGCTGTGGCCGTCATGACAGGAGCCATTGATATCGTGGCTTCCGGAAAAGAAGCCTGGCTGATCAGGAACGGCTGTCCCCAGATGGCCCGCATTACGGGCAGCGGCTGTATGCTGGACGGTATCATTGCCGCCTATGCGGCATCCGCCGGGCCTGCTTCCTCCCAGCACGCCGTTTTCCAGGCAGCCGCTCTTGCCACGGCTGCCGCCGGCCTTTGCGGGGAGCGGGCGGCTAAAAAAGCAGAAACGTTCCAGGCCGGTACAGGCAGCTTCCGCTGCTGCTTTATTGACGAGGTAAGCCTTTTTAATGACAGCACCTTAAAAGGAGGGATTAACATTGAAGTTTCATAA
- the thiE gene encoding thiamine phosphate synthase — MKFHKDMLLLYAVTDQAYTGEKTLAAQIEEALSAGVTLLQLREKHMDKNAFLEEALMVRQITRRYGIPLIINDDVETALKCDADGVHVGQDDLPPAEVRRLIGPDRILGVTAKNIDQAKKAWSDGADYIGAGAIFPSSTKKEAIPLSLEQLSGICRSVPIPVTAIGGITAENVSILKGTGAAGAAVVSGIFGQKNITEAVHCLKEQLLKVVSL, encoded by the coding sequence TTGAAGTTTCATAAAGACATGCTGCTCCTGTATGCGGTAACAGACCAGGCATATACAGGAGAAAAAACCTTAGCAGCCCAGATCGAAGAAGCTCTTTCTGCCGGGGTGACCCTTCTCCAGCTCCGTGAAAAGCACATGGATAAAAACGCATTTCTGGAAGAGGCCCTTATGGTCCGCCAGATTACCAGGCGTTACGGGATCCCGCTGATTATCAACGATGATGTGGAAACCGCTCTCAAGTGCGATGCAGACGGCGTACACGTAGGACAGGATGATTTGCCTCCGGCAGAGGTCCGGCGGCTCATCGGGCCGGACCGCATTCTGGGCGTGACTGCCAAAAACATCGATCAGGCGAAAAAGGCATGGTCCGACGGGGCTGATTATATCGGCGCTGGAGCCATATTCCCAAGTTCCACCAAAAAGGAGGCCATTCCCTTATCCCTGGAACAGCTGTCTGGAATCTGCCGATCTGTTCCGATTCCTGTAACGGCAATCGGAGGAATTACCGCAGAAAATGTCTCCATTCTGAAAGGAACCGGCGCAGCCGGGGCCGCGGTGGTTTCCGGTATATTCGGACAAAAGAATATTACCGAAGCCGTCCATTGTTTAAAAGAACAGCTTTTAAAGGTGGTGAGCCTATGA
- the thiD gene encoding bifunctional hydroxymethylpyrimidine kinase/phosphomethylpyrimidine kinase, translated as MSLILPSFLTIAGTDPSGGAGIQADLKTAAALGVYGSSVVTALVAQNTTGVFLTEPVGQEMLAAQLEAVFTDIPPQAVKIGMAGTSVSIEIIAEKLKKYNQAPVIVDPVMVSTSGHSLLNPQDVKALTSRLFPLATLVTPNIPEAAALLSTKGRRLSTRKDMEEAAKELFQEYQTSFLLKGGHKDQGADDVLCCNGSITWFPGERISNPNTHGTGCTLSSAIACGLAKGMELEESIRKAKSYLNGALKAGFNLGKGRGPLWHGWNHEAY; from the coding sequence ATGAGCCTGATTCTCCCTTCCTTCCTCACCATAGCAGGCACCGATCCCAGCGGCGGCGCCGGAATCCAGGCGGATTTAAAAACCGCAGCAGCTCTGGGTGTCTATGGCTCCAGCGTTGTTACTGCCCTGGTCGCACAAAATACCACAGGTGTTTTTCTGACGGAACCAGTTGGTCAGGAGATGCTTGCCGCCCAGCTTGAGGCCGTGTTTACCGATATTCCGCCGCAAGCTGTCAAAATCGGCATGGCCGGAACCTCCGTTTCGATAGAAATCATTGCAGAAAAACTGAAAAAATATAACCAGGCTCCCGTGATCGTGGACCCGGTCATGGTATCCACCAGCGGACATTCCCTTTTAAACCCACAGGATGTTAAGGCTTTAACAAGCAGGCTGTTCCCACTGGCAACATTGGTTACCCCCAATATACCGGAAGCCGCCGCCCTTTTATCCACAAAAGGGCGGCGGCTATCCACGAGAAAAGATATGGAAGAAGCTGCTAAGGAGCTCTTCCAGGAATATCAGACTTCTTTCCTGTTAAAAGGGGGCCATAAGGACCAGGGAGCTGACGATGTTCTATGCTGCAACGGGTCTATCACCTGGTTTCCCGGCGAACGGATCAGCAATCCAAATACCCACGGAACCGGGTGCACCCTGTCCTCTGCCATTGCCTGCGGACTGGCCAAGGGCATGGAGCTGGAAGAAAGCATCCGGAAGGCAAAGTCTTATCTCAACGGAGCACTAAAAGCCGGATTCAATCTGGGAAAAGGGCGG